Proteins from a single region of Pseudomonas fulva:
- a CDS encoding dynamin-like GTPase family protein yields the protein MSMERLSEQVDAYVAWKRELVREITRYRSWLAHNRLSSEGVEARLERALRLLRTDHITLAFVGEFSRGKTELINSLFFSEYGQRLLPSQAGRTTMCPTEILFDPGAAQPYIRLLPIETRIAEASVAQFKRTPRHWVNVALDTSDPDGMAKAFAQVAASKRMPVEKAIALGFHPDNLESTEQAGQVLVPAWRHAIVNFDHPLLRQGLRILDTPGLNALGCEPELTLSMLPSAQAVIFLLSADTGVTASDLDIWQQHVQPLDEDRQGCLYAVLNKIDVLWDDLAGEAFVANAIERVRMQAARHLGIAGRDVLPLSAKQALLAKVRQDPALLARSQMAELETLLCERIVAQKEQLLEERVVRQVLAMLNNSQHVLGLRLAKVNEQLELLDERRQDNGQMLMELTSRTKDDHTLHHKRLVALRTNQRLLRNQGERLKTSAQAEKLEAHLALLRRQLNGAWTTLGINQSILNFFTAVEDDLHSLSHDADMANRMVEAIYRRHNEENPLQATDAPRFELTDYVRELRHLQKKGDRFRLGLKALLTEQRSLGRRFFATLVQEVIGLHRRLRRDAERWADEALMPLMQHTLEHKQLLEGHMLRLKALAQDTQHGRQRHQQLAQYAEELKGQLGQAGDMLRVMRRPAPIQRQAKVVTLKGIPRPIGSAE from the coding sequence ATGAGCATGGAACGTCTCAGTGAACAGGTCGATGCCTACGTCGCCTGGAAGCGCGAACTGGTCCGCGAGATCACCCGCTACCGCAGCTGGCTGGCCCATAACCGGCTGAGCAGCGAGGGTGTCGAGGCGCGCCTGGAGCGGGCGTTGCGCCTGCTGCGCACCGACCATATCACCCTGGCCTTCGTCGGCGAGTTCTCCCGCGGCAAGACCGAGCTGATCAACAGCCTGTTCTTTTCCGAATACGGCCAGCGCCTGCTGCCCTCCCAGGCCGGGCGCACCACCATGTGCCCGACCGAGATTCTCTTCGATCCGGGCGCCGCGCAGCCCTATATCCGCCTGCTGCCGATCGAGACGCGCATCGCCGAAGCCAGCGTGGCGCAGTTCAAGCGCACGCCGCGCCACTGGGTGAACGTCGCCCTGGACACCAGCGACCCGGACGGCATGGCCAAGGCCTTCGCCCAGGTCGCCGCCAGCAAGCGCATGCCGGTGGAGAAGGCCATCGCCCTGGGCTTTCACCCGGATAACCTGGAAAGCACCGAGCAAGCCGGCCAGGTGCTGGTACCGGCCTGGCGCCACGCCATCGTCAACTTCGATCACCCGCTGCTGCGCCAGGGCCTGCGCATTCTCGACACACCGGGCCTCAACGCCCTGGGCTGCGAGCCGGAGTTGACCCTGTCGATGCTGCCCAGCGCCCAGGCGGTGATCTTCCTGCTGTCCGCCGACACGGGCGTGACGGCCAGCGACCTGGATATCTGGCAGCAACACGTGCAACCGCTCGACGAGGATCGCCAGGGCTGCCTGTACGCGGTGCTGAACAAGATCGACGTGCTGTGGGACGACCTGGCCGGCGAGGCCTTCGTGGCCAACGCCATCGAGCGGGTACGCATGCAGGCCGCCCGCCACCTGGGCATCGCCGGCCGGGACGTTCTGCCGCTGTCGGCCAAACAGGCATTGCTCGCCAAGGTGCGCCAGGACCCGGCGCTGCTGGCCCGCAGCCAGATGGCCGAGCTGGAGACGCTGCTCTGCGAACGCATCGTGGCGCAAAAGGAACAGCTGCTCGAGGAACGGGTGGTGCGCCAGGTGCTGGCCATGCTCAACAACAGCCAGCACGTGCTCGGTCTGCGCCTGGCCAAGGTCAACGAACAGCTGGAGCTGCTCGACGAGCGCCGCCAGGACAACGGCCAGATGCTGATGGAGCTGACCAGCCGTACCAAGGACGACCACACCCTGCACCACAAGCGCCTGGTGGCGCTGCGTACCAACCAGCGTTTGCTGCGCAACCAGGGCGAACGCCTGAAGACCTCCGCCCAGGCGGAAAAGCTCGAAGCCCACCTCGCCCTGCTGCGGCGCCAGCTCAACGGCGCCTGGACGACCCTGGGCATCAACCAGTCGATCCTGAATTTCTTCACAGCCGTCGAGGACGACCTGCACAGCCTGTCCCACGATGCCGACATGGCCAACCGCATGGTCGAGGCCATCTACCGCCGGCACAACGAGGAAAACCCGCTGCAGGCGACCGATGCGCCGCGCTTCGAGCTGACCGACTACGTGCGCGAACTGCGCCACCTGCAGAAGAAGGGCGACCGTTTCCGCCTGGGGCTGAAGGCGCTGCTGACCGAGCAGCGCAGCCTCGGCCGCCGCTTCTTCGCCACCCTGGTGCAGGAAGTCATCGGCCTGCACCGCCGGCTGCGCCGTGATGCCGAGCGCTGGGCCGACGAGGCGCTGATGCCGCTGATGCAGCACACCCTGGAGCACAAGCAGTTGCTGGAAGGCCACATGCTGCGCCTCAAGGCCCTGGCCCAGGACACCCAGCACGGGCGCCAGCGCCACCAGCAGCTGGCCCAGTATGCCGAGGAGCTCAAGGGGCAACTGGGCCAGGCCGGCGACATGCTGCGCGTGATGCGCCGCCCGGCGCCCATCCAGCGCCAGGCCAAGGTGGTCACCCTCAAGGGCATACCGCGTCCGATCGGCAGTGCCGAATAG
- a CDS encoding DUF167 domain-containing protein — MSFYRWDGDALILDCHLQPKASNDAFAGLHGERLKIRLTAPPVDGKANAQLLAFLAGAFGVAKSQVSLLSGQQSRQKRVRIQAPATLPAELGLTARPT, encoded by the coding sequence ATGAGTTTCTACCGCTGGGACGGCGACGCGCTGATCCTCGACTGCCACCTGCAGCCCAAGGCGAGCAATGACGCTTTCGCCGGGCTGCACGGCGAGCGCCTGAAGATTCGCCTCACCGCCCCGCCGGTGGACGGCAAGGCCAATGCACAGCTGCTGGCCTTTCTGGCCGGCGCCTTTGGCGTCGCCAAGAGCCAGGTCAGCCTGCTGAGCGGCCAGCAGAGCCGCCAGAAGCGCGTGCGCATCCAGGCACCCGCCACATTGCCCGCCGAACTCGGCCTGACCGCTCGCCCGACCTGA
- a CDS encoding YggT family protein, with the protein MIGLNTAAVYILQTIGSFYLLIVLLRFILQLVRADFYNPLSQFIVRATHPLLKPLRRIIPSIGGLDLASLVLALIVQFVLMALTLMLMGVGVGDPLLILVWSIIGVTALLLKVFFFALIISVILSWVAQGTHNPAALLVNQICEPLLAPIRRILPNLGGLDLSPIVAFLILNLIDMLVIRNLAISTGMFSGLSLAI; encoded by the coding sequence ATGATCGGTCTGAACACCGCAGCCGTTTACATCCTGCAGACCATCGGCAGCTTCTACCTGCTGATCGTGCTGCTGCGCTTCATCCTGCAACTGGTCCGCGCGGACTTCTACAACCCGCTCAGCCAGTTCATCGTGCGCGCCACCCACCCGCTGCTCAAGCCGCTGCGCCGGATCATCCCGAGCATCGGCGGCCTCGACCTGGCCTCCCTGGTGCTGGCGCTGATCGTGCAGTTCGTGCTGATGGCCCTGACCCTGATGCTGATGGGCGTCGGCGTCGGCGATCCGCTGCTGATCCTGGTGTGGTCAATCATTGGCGTCACCGCCCTGCTGCTCAAGGTGTTCTTCTTCGCCCTGATCATCAGCGTGATCCTCTCCTGGGTCGCCCAGGGCACCCACAACCCGGCCGCCCTGCTGGTCAACCAGATCTGCGAACCGCTGCTGGCACCGATCCGCCGCATCCTGCCCAACCTGGGTGGCCTGGACCTGTCGCCGATCGTGGCGTTCCTGATCCTCAACCTGATCGACATGCTGGTGATCCGCAACCTGGCGATCAGTACCGGTATGTTCAGCGGCCTGAGCCTGGCGATCTGA
- the proC gene encoding pyrroline-5-carboxylate reductase, with product MTTPRIAFIGAGNMAASLIGGLLAQGLPAGAIRASDRGAEQREKITAEHGIDVVASNAEACRDADVIVLAVKPQVMKDVCLDLAPHVQAGQLIVSIAAGISSASLENWLGPRAIVRCMPNTPSLLRLGASGLYANAQVSGEQRQQAEQLLGAVGMAVWLDEEKLIDAVTAVSGSGPAYFFLLIEAMTASGEKLGLPRDVAARLTMQTALGAAQMALNSDVDAAELRRRVTSPAGTTEAAIKTFQAGGFEALVEQAVAAADGRSAELAEQLGQ from the coding sequence ATGACCACTCCCCGCATCGCCTTTATCGGCGCCGGCAACATGGCTGCCAGCCTGATCGGCGGACTGCTCGCCCAGGGCCTGCCGGCGGGCGCCATCCGCGCCAGCGACCGTGGCGCCGAGCAACGCGAGAAGATCACCGCCGAGCACGGTATCGACGTGGTGGCGAGCAATGCCGAGGCCTGCCGTGACGCCGACGTGATCGTCCTGGCGGTCAAGCCCCAGGTCATGAAGGACGTGTGCCTGGACCTGGCGCCCCATGTGCAGGCCGGCCAGCTGATCGTCTCCATCGCCGCCGGCATCAGCAGCGCCAGCCTGGAAAACTGGCTCGGCCCGCGCGCCATCGTGCGCTGCATGCCCAACACCCCGTCGCTGCTGCGCCTGGGCGCCAGCGGCCTGTACGCCAATGCCCAGGTCAGCGGCGAACAGCGCCAGCAAGCCGAGCAGTTGCTCGGTGCCGTCGGCATGGCGGTATGGCTGGACGAGGAAAAACTGATCGACGCGGTCACCGCCGTGTCCGGCAGCGGCCCGGCCTACTTCTTCCTGCTGATCGAGGCGATGACCGCCAGCGGCGAGAAGCTCGGCCTGCCCCGCGACGTCGCCGCCAGGCTGACGATGCAGACCGCCCTGGGCGCCGCGCAGATGGCATTGAACAGCGACGTCGACGCCGCCGAGCTGCGCCGCCGTGTCACCTCGCCGGCCGGCACCACTGAGGCGGCGATCAAGACATTCCAGGCTGGCGGCTTCGAGGCCCTGGTCGAGCAGGCCGTCGCGGCCGCCGACGGGCGCTCGGCCGAGCTGGCCGAACAACTGGGTCAATAA
- a CDS encoding YggS family pyridoxal phosphate-dependent enzyme — protein MSTIAENIAKVGVRIREAAQASQRDFSSVGLLAVSKTKPAEAIREAHAAGLRDFGENYLQEALDKQALLGDLTLTWHFIGPIQSNKTRPIAEHFAWVHSVDRLKVAERLSAQRPAELPPLNICLQVNVSGEASKSGCVPEELAALAQAVTQLPNLRLRGLMTIPAPTDDAAEQRAAFARLRALRDALNLDLDTLSMGMSHDLEAAIAEGASWVRIGTALFGERDYGKA, from the coding sequence ATGTCCACGATAGCAGAGAATATTGCAAAGGTCGGTGTGCGGATCCGTGAGGCGGCGCAAGCCTCGCAGCGGGATTTTTCCTCCGTCGGGCTGCTGGCGGTGAGCAAGACCAAGCCCGCCGAGGCGATTCGTGAAGCCCATGCGGCCGGCCTGCGGGATTTCGGTGAGAACTACCTGCAGGAGGCGCTCGACAAACAGGCGCTGCTCGGAGACCTGACGCTGACCTGGCATTTCATCGGCCCCATCCAGTCCAACAAGACCCGCCCCATCGCCGAGCACTTCGCCTGGGTGCACTCGGTGGATCGCCTGAAAGTCGCCGAACGCCTGAGCGCCCAGCGCCCCGCCGAGCTACCGCCCCTGAACATCTGCCTGCAGGTCAACGTCAGCGGCGAAGCGAGCAAGTCCGGCTGCGTGCCCGAGGAACTCGCGGCCTTGGCACAGGCGGTTACACAACTGCCCAACCTGCGTTTGCGCGGATTGATGACAATCCCCGCGCCCACCGATGACGCGGCCGAGCAACGTGCGGCGTTCGCCCGCCTGCGCGCACTGCGGGACGCGCTGAACCTCGATCTCGACACCCTGTCCATGGGCATGAGCCACGACCTCGAAGCGGCCATCGCCGAGGGCGCGAGCTGGGTGCGCATCGGCACGGCGCTGTTTGGCGAACGCGACTACGGCAAGGCCTGA
- a CDS encoding type IV pilus twitching motility protein PilT, producing the protein MDITELLAFSAKQGASDLHLSAGLPPMIRVDGDVRRINLPALDHKQVHALIYDIMNDKQRKDFEEFLETDFSFEVPGVARFRVNAFNQNRGSGAVFRTIPSKVLSMEDLGMGEIFKKISDVPRGLVLVTGPTGSGKSTTLAAMLDYINSNKYHHILTVEDPIEFVHESKKCLINQREVHRDTHGFSEALRSALREDPDIILVGEMRDLETIRLALTAAETGHLVFGTLHTTSAAKTIDRVVDVFPAEEKSMVRSMLSESLQAVISQTLLKKIGGGRVAAHEIMIGTPAIRNLIREDKVAQMYSAIQTGGALGMETLDACLKRLVSKGLVSRESAREKAKTPENF; encoded by the coding sequence ATGGATATCACCGAGCTGCTCGCCTTCAGCGCCAAGCAAGGCGCGTCGGACCTGCACCTTTCCGCAGGCTTGCCGCCGATGATCCGTGTCGACGGCGATGTCCGCCGGATCAACCTGCCTGCCCTGGATCACAAGCAGGTGCACGCGCTGATCTACGACATCATGAACGACAAGCAGCGCAAGGATTTCGAAGAGTTCCTGGAGACCGACTTCTCCTTCGAAGTGCCGGGCGTTGCGCGCTTTCGGGTCAACGCCTTCAACCAGAACCGCGGCAGCGGTGCGGTGTTCCGGACCATTCCCTCGAAAGTGCTGAGCATGGAAGACCTCGGCATGGGCGAGATCTTCAAGAAGATCTCCGACGTGCCGCGCGGCCTGGTGCTGGTGACCGGGCCGACCGGTTCGGGCAAGTCCACCACCCTGGCGGCGATGCTCGACTACATCAACAGCAACAAGTACCACCACATTCTCACCGTCGAAGACCCGATCGAATTCGTTCACGAATCGAAGAAGTGCCTGATCAACCAGCGTGAAGTGCATCGCGATACCCACGGCTTCTCCGAAGCCCTGCGCTCGGCACTGCGTGAAGACCCGGACATCATTCTGGTCGGCGAGATGCGCGACCTGGAAACCATCCGCCTGGCGTTGACCGCCGCGGAAACCGGTCACCTGGTGTTCGGCACCCTGCACACCACTTCCGCCGCCAAGACCATCGACCGGGTGGTCGACGTGTTCCCGGCCGAGGAGAAGTCCATGGTCCGTTCCATGCTCTCCGAGTCGCTGCAGGCGGTGATCTCCCAGACCCTGTTGAAGAAGATCGGCGGCGGTCGGGTAGCGGCCCACGAAATCATGATCGGCACCCCGGCGATCCGTAACCTGATCCGCGAAGACAAGGTGGCGCAGATGTACTCGGCCATCCAGACCGGCGGTGCGCTGGGCATGGAAACCCTGGATGCGTGCCTGAAGAGGCTGGTTTCCAAAGGCCTGGTCAGCCGCGAAAGTGCCCGAGAAAAAGCCAAGACCCCGGAAAATTTCTAA
- a CDS encoding PilT/PilU family type 4a pilus ATPase, with product MEFEKLLRLMVEKGGSDLFITAGVPPSMKVNGKIMPVTKTPLSPEMTRETVHGVMNEQQRRDFAENHECNFAISARGIGRFRVSAFYQRNLAGMVLRRIETNIPTLDDLKLPEILKKLALTKRGLVLFVGATGTGKSTSLAAMIGYRNKNSSGHIISIEDPIEYIHQHQNCIVTQREVGIDTDSFEVALKNTLRQAPDVILIGEVRTRETMDHAVAFAETGHLCLATLHANNANQALDRIINFFPADRQNQVWMDLSLNLKAIVAQQLIPTPDGKGRRAVIEVLINTPLAADLIRKGEVHELKALMKRSTEHGMQTFDQALYNLYSQGEITYEDALLYADSANDLRLMIKLGSETDGEHLTSVSQGLSLEISDEDQGRRFR from the coding sequence ATGGAATTCGAGAAACTGTTGCGCCTGATGGTCGAGAAGGGCGGCTCCGACCTGTTCATCACCGCTGGCGTGCCGCCGTCGATGAAGGTCAACGGCAAGATCATGCCGGTGACCAAGACCCCGCTGTCGCCGGAAATGACCCGTGAGACCGTGCACGGGGTGATGAACGAGCAGCAGCGCCGGGATTTTGCCGAGAACCATGAGTGCAACTTCGCGATCAGCGCCCGTGGCATCGGTCGTTTCCGGGTCAGTGCCTTCTACCAGCGCAACCTGGCCGGCATGGTGCTGCGCCGTATCGAGACCAACATCCCGACGCTGGACGACCTCAAGCTGCCGGAGATTCTCAAGAAGCTGGCGCTGACCAAGCGCGGCCTGGTGCTGTTCGTCGGCGCCACCGGTACCGGCAAGTCCACTTCCCTGGCGGCGATGATCGGTTACCGCAACAAGAACAGCAGCGGCCACATCATCTCCATCGAAGACCCGATCGAGTACATCCACCAGCACCAGAACTGCATCGTCACCCAGCGCGAAGTGGGCATCGACACCGACTCCTTCGAAGTGGCGCTGAAAAACACCCTGCGCCAGGCGCCGGATGTGATTCTGATCGGTGAGGTGCGTACTCGCGAGACCATGGACCATGCCGTGGCCTTCGCCGAGACCGGCCACCTGTGCCTGGCCACTCTGCACGCCAACAACGCCAACCAGGCGCTGGACCGGATCATCAACTTCTTCCCGGCGGATCGGCAGAATCAGGTATGGATGGACCTGTCCCTGAACCTCAAGGCCATCGTCGCCCAGCAGCTGATCCCCACGCCCGATGGCAAGGGCCGCCGTGCGGTGATCGAGGTGCTGATCAACACCCCGCTGGCCGCCGACCTGATCCGCAAGGGCGAGGTGCACGAGCTCAAGGCGCTGATGAAGCGTTCCACCGAGCACGGCATGCAGACCTTCGACCAGGCGCTCTACAACCTCTACAGCCAGGGCGAGATCACCTACGAAGACGCCCTGCTGTACGCCGACTCGGCCAACGACCTGCGCCTGATGATCAAGCTCGGATCGGAAACCGATGGTGAGCACCTGACCAGCGTTTCCCAGGGGCTGTCACTGGAAATCAGCGACGAGGATCAGGGCCGGCGCTTCCGCTAA
- a CDS encoding HipA domain-containing protein has translation MKRELLAWIGDRLVGHLYDDNGVWSFRYADDWAAFDLCPSLPRAQGSIVDNSSQRPVQWYFDNLLPEEGQRQLLAADARLDASDAFTLLAYYGAESAGSLTLLPPGEALPRGELRALTDEALARRIAAMPRLPLTHEAHKRMSLAGAQHKLAVVLKDGELYEPVGAAPSTHILKPDHPERAFAHSVINEWFCMRLAARVGLTVPNVSRHYVPQPIYLIERFDRQVQGDTWQRLHSIDACQMLGLDRHFKYQAGSIERLVQLLGLTTAPAVSRTRLFNWLLFNVLIGNTDAHLKNISFLVGSRGQQLSPFYDLLSTAVYETRVFDQDRWPHATTLAWPILGESHLARIDRQHLLDAAEALGLKRSPANAQLQRMQERIVAHTDELLTQTQQENTELAAQRPELRATFAGEMRCLRAIRALVAEQAARLQ, from the coding sequence ATGAAGCGCGAGCTGCTGGCCTGGATCGGTGATCGCCTAGTCGGGCATCTGTACGACGACAATGGCGTATGGAGCTTCCGCTACGCCGACGACTGGGCCGCCTTCGACCTCTGCCCAAGCCTGCCACGGGCACAGGGCAGCATCGTCGACAACAGCAGCCAGCGCCCGGTGCAGTGGTACTTCGACAACCTGCTGCCCGAGGAAGGCCAGCGCCAGTTACTGGCCGCCGACGCCCGCCTGGATGCCAGCGATGCCTTTACCCTGCTGGCGTACTACGGCGCCGAATCTGCCGGCTCACTGACCCTGCTGCCGCCGGGCGAGGCGCTGCCGAGAGGCGAACTGCGCGCCCTGACGGACGAAGCATTGGCCAGACGCATCGCCGCCATGCCGCGCCTGCCACTGACCCACGAAGCCCACAAGCGCATGTCCCTGGCCGGCGCTCAGCACAAGCTGGCTGTGGTGCTCAAAGACGGCGAGCTATATGAGCCAGTCGGTGCCGCCCCCTCGACGCACATCCTCAAACCGGATCACCCCGAGCGCGCCTTCGCCCATTCGGTGATCAACGAGTGGTTCTGCATGCGCCTGGCCGCTCGCGTCGGCCTGACCGTGCCCAACGTCAGTCGTCATTACGTGCCCCAGCCGATCTACCTGATCGAACGCTTCGACCGCCAGGTACAGGGCGACACCTGGCAACGTCTGCACAGCATCGACGCTTGCCAGATGCTCGGCCTGGATCGCCACTTCAAATACCAGGCCGGCAGCATTGAGCGCCTGGTTCAGCTACTGGGGCTGACCACTGCCCCGGCAGTCTCCCGTACTCGCCTGTTCAACTGGCTGCTGTTCAACGTGCTGATCGGCAATACCGATGCCCACCTGAAGAACATCAGCTTTCTGGTCGGCTCACGCGGCCAGCAGTTATCGCCGTTCTATGACCTGCTGAGCACAGCCGTCTACGAAACCCGTGTCTTCGACCAGGATCGCTGGCCCCATGCGACCACGCTGGCCTGGCCTATTCTTGGCGAGTCGCACCTCGCACGTATCGACCGCCAGCATCTGCTCGACGCCGCCGAAGCGTTGGGCCTGAAACGTTCCCCGGCCAACGCACAGTTGCAGCGCATGCAGGAACGCATCGTCGCGCACACCGATGAATTGCTGACACAGACCCAGCAGGAAAATACCGAACTGGCAGCCCAACGCCCGGAACTGCGCGCCACCTTTGCCGGCGAGATGCGTTGCCTGCGGGCGATTCGGGCATTAGTGGCAGAGCAGGCCGCTCGGCTGCAATAG
- a CDS encoding helix-turn-helix domain-containing protein, with product MQTTLKSATELGELIRRTRKAQNIRQDDAAGSIGVSENFLGKVERGSESVQWGKLFQVLDGLGLRLIVDLPDEVQAPSSETDA from the coding sequence ATGCAAACCACACTCAAAAGCGCCACTGAGCTTGGCGAATTGATACGTCGGACACGCAAGGCACAGAACATCCGCCAGGATGACGCCGCCGGCAGTATCGGCGTCAGCGAGAACTTCCTCGGCAAGGTCGAACGCGGTAGCGAGAGCGTGCAGTGGGGCAAGCTGTTTCAGGTGCTTGACGGCCTCGGCCTGCGCTTGATCGTCGATCTGCCGGATGAGGTGCAAGCTCCCTCCAGTGAGACTGACGCATGA
- a CDS encoding TIGR03915 family putative DNA repair protein encodes MYSVCFDGSFDGWREAARTQLRRGMAPHQLSWVQDSQENHDLFGQLDEPPPAVAADRPVRVPRTLIDQLESAARFRCAQRWALLYRILWRVANGDQAAMLAGDIDGSELHARLKAVRREAHHLHAFLRFKPRDASAGGPELVAWHEPAHDILASASGHFAERLGRQTWLIATPDDGVYWDGEKLRHANPCPPQWQQLAQGTDDRNEAMWLAYYGSTFNPARLNRSVLETNMPVRFWRNLPEGPLIPRLMSQARAGAQADGQAQAVAAQPGKRIHADAEKVLPVRQ; translated from the coding sequence ATGTATTCGGTGTGTTTCGACGGCAGCTTCGATGGCTGGCGCGAAGCGGCCAGAACGCAGCTGCGCCGCGGCATGGCCCCGCATCAACTGAGCTGGGTGCAGGACAGCCAGGAAAATCACGACCTGTTCGGCCAGCTGGACGAGCCGCCACCGGCCGTGGCGGCTGATCGCCCGGTGCGCGTCCCGCGCACCTTGATCGATCAGCTGGAAAGCGCCGCCCGCTTTCGCTGCGCCCAGCGTTGGGCGCTGCTGTACCGCATCCTCTGGCGCGTCGCCAACGGCGACCAGGCCGCCATGCTGGCCGGCGATATCGATGGCAGCGAACTGCACGCCCGCCTCAAGGCGGTCCGTCGCGAGGCGCACCACCTGCACGCCTTCCTGCGCTTCAAGCCACGGGACGCCAGCGCCGGCGGGCCGGAGCTGGTGGCCTGGCACGAACCGGCCCACGACATTCTCGCCAGCGCCTCGGGGCACTTCGCCGAGCGCCTTGGCCGGCAGACCTGGCTGATCGCCACGCCGGACGACGGTGTGTACTGGGACGGTGAGAAGCTGCGCCACGCCAACCCCTGCCCACCGCAATGGCAGCAACTGGCCCAAGGTACCGATGATCGCAACGAAGCGATGTGGCTGGCCTACTACGGCAGCACCTTCAACCCGGCGCGGCTCAATCGCAGTGTGCTGGAAACCAATATGCCGGTGCGCTTCTGGCGCAACCTGCCGGAAGGCCCGCTTATCCCCCGCCTGATGAGCCAGGCTCGCGCCGGCGCTCAGGCCGATGGCCAGGCCCAGGCCGTGGCCGCGCAGCCCGGCAAACGCATCCATGCAGATGCCGAGAAAGTGCTGCCGGTACGGCAGTGA